In Bacteroidales bacterium, one DNA window encodes the following:
- a CDS encoding CotH kinase family protein has protein sequence MPRFIKLPAKSFLLIYACLFLYTSLASAQTFSGTGGIIADNGTASYFQLNISGLNPQNINTVFGLEKVCFSISHPYLYELRIQLIAPDGSYVMLCDANAYGSNFTSTCFSDFANTTIFKGSAPYSGQYRPIENIGYLNNGQNGNGTWKLRILDQSPYNNQGYLQNWNIVFGNNPGIPFPFTSSNLPLIFIDTEFEEIIDDPKIPATFHIIDNGPGNMNHPGDSPAYSGHLGIELRGSSSQSFPKKSYGIETWDAAGNDLNVSLLGMPAEADYILNANFTDKTMMRNAMAYQIWQNMGYYATRYVFVELFINNRYKGVYLFSEKIKRDANRVNIAKMNETNNTGDSLTGGYIIKIDKQTGGGGDGWISDYPPPQYPNGQYIYFQYEYPKATNITPQQKTYIQSYVHSFETALQGSNFTNPSTGWRNYAIEDTFFDYFIVNEFSKNVDGYRLSTFIHKQRNSLGGKLRMGPVWDYDLAWHNADYCGGDSYSGWAYQFPCPWDWWQVPFWWNRLLQDPTFANNLNCRWNFLRGNVLGNAHINNYIDSLALLLDEPQQRNFMVWDILGIYIWPNPWPYPPTYATETASLKSWIANRFLWLDTNMPGTCNSLGSNHIANEESSAQLVFPNPATNYIYLDHNLKPGSKTEIMIINMTGSIVLKVVPNGSDENLRIDISLLPAGAYQVVLKADNRISHTRFIKLPGAE, from the coding sequence ATGCCTCGTTTCATTAAGCTGCCTGCAAAGTCCTTTCTACTCATTTATGCCTGTCTTTTCCTTTATACTTCATTGGCAAGTGCACAAACTTTTTCTGGCACAGGAGGCATCATTGCTGATAATGGAACGGCTTCATACTTCCAGTTAAATATAAGCGGGCTGAACCCTCAAAACATCAACACGGTTTTTGGTCTTGAAAAAGTGTGTTTCAGCATTTCTCATCCATATCTTTACGAACTCCGCATTCAATTGATTGCCCCTGATGGAAGCTATGTTATGCTCTGCGATGCCAACGCCTACGGCAGCAATTTTACTTCAACCTGTTTCAGCGACTTTGCGAACACGACCATTTTTAAGGGCAGCGCACCATATTCGGGTCAGTACAGGCCTATTGAGAACATCGGATACCTGAACAACGGACAAAATGGAAACGGTACCTGGAAATTACGCATTCTCGATCAATCCCCTTATAACAACCAGGGTTATCTGCAAAATTGGAACATTGTTTTTGGCAATAATCCGGGGATTCCTTTTCCATTTACATCTTCCAACCTTCCCTTGATTTTTATAGATACGGAATTCGAAGAAATAATTGATGATCCCAAGATCCCGGCTACATTTCACATCATTGACAATGGCCCAGGAAACATGAACCATCCCGGTGACAGTCCGGCTTATTCAGGACATCTCGGCATCGAGTTAAGGGGATCAAGTTCACAATCCTTTCCAAAGAAAAGTTACGGAATTGAAACCTGGGATGCAGCGGGCAACGACCTCAACGTTTCTTTGCTTGGTATGCCTGCCGAAGCTGATTATATCCTGAACGCCAACTTCACGGATAAGACCATGATGCGCAATGCCATGGCTTATCAAATCTGGCAGAACATGGGTTATTACGCCACGCGCTACGTTTTTGTGGAATTGTTTATCAACAACCGCTACAAAGGGGTGTATCTTTTTTCGGAAAAAATCAAACGCGATGCCAACAGGGTAAACATTGCCAAGATGAACGAAACCAACAATACCGGTGATTCATTAACAGGAGGGTATATCATCAAAATTGACAAACAAACCGGCGGTGGCGGCGATGGCTGGATTTCAGATTATCCACCTCCCCAATACCCCAACGGGCAGTATATCTATTTCCAGTACGAATATCCGAAGGCAACAAACATAACACCACAGCAAAAAACATACATCCAGTCGTACGTGCATTCTTTTGAAACAGCATTGCAAGGGTCGAATTTTACAAATCCTTCTACAGGATGGCGCAATTATGCTATTGAAGATACATTTTTCGATTATTTCATTGTGAATGAATTCAGCAAGAACGTTGACGGTTATAGGCTCAGCACATTTATTCACAAACAGCGTAATAGCCTCGGAGGAAAACTGCGCATGGGGCCGGTTTGGGATTACGACCTTGCCTGGCACAATGCCGATTATTGTGGCGGAGATTCATATTCAGGCTGGGCTTACCAGTTCCCATGCCCCTGGGACTGGTGGCAGGTGCCATTCTGGTGGAACCGGCTACTTCAGGATCCAACCTTTGCCAACAACCTGAATTGCCGTTGGAACTTCCTGAGGGGAAATGTCCTTGGTAATGCTCACATCAATAATTACATTGACAGCCTGGCTTTACTGCTGGATGAACCACAGCAAAGGAATTTCATGGTCTGGGACATCCTTGGTATTTATATCTGGCCAAACCCATGGCCTTATCCTCCAACGTATGCCACTGAAACTGCATCCCTTAAATCATGGATTGCGAACCGGTTTCTCTGGCTTGATACGAATATGCCCGGTACTTGCAATTCTTTGGGTTCGAACCATATTGCGAATGAAGAAAGCTCTGCACAACTGGTATTTCCTAATCCGGCTACAAATTATATTTATCTGGATCACAATCTGAAACCCGGCTCCAAAACTGAGATAATGATCATAAACATGACCGGAAGTATTGTCCTGAAGGTTGTTCCAAATGGTTCTGACGAAAATCTCAGGATCGATATATCCTTGCTGCCAGCAGGAGCATATCAGGTTGTTCTCAAAGCCGATAACCGTATTTCTCATACCCGTTTCATCAAGCTGCCCGGAGCCGAATAA